A window from Citrus sinensis cultivar Valencia sweet orange chromosome 3, DVS_A1.0, whole genome shotgun sequence encodes these proteins:
- the LOC127900741 gene encoding disease resistance protein Roq1-like: protein MYLLGRLDEVFQPRDNKNQLVGVESTVEEIESLLGVEWKDVYALGIWGIGGIGKTAIARAIFDKISGDFDGSCFLENVREESQRPGGLACLRQKLLSNLLKDKNVMPYIDLNFRRLSRMKVLIVFDNVTCFSQLESLIGSLDWFTPVSRIIITTRNKQVLRNWGVSKIYEMEALEYHDALELFSRHAFKQNHPDVVYEELSSKVMKYAQGVPSSLGGWNKTSFNLSNDRENHSNPT, encoded by the exons atgtatttgctAGGT AGATTGGATGAAGTGTTTCAGCCCCGTGATAACAAAAACCAGCTGGTTGGAGTGGAATCAACAGTTGAGGAAATTGAATCCCTATTAGGTGTTGAGTGGAAAGATGTTTATGCTTTAGGGATTTGGGGCATTGGTGGTATAGGCAAAACAGCAATTGCTAGAGCTATTTTCGACAAAATCTCGGGTGATTTTGACGGTTCTTGCTTCCTCGAAAATGTTAGAGAAGAGTCACAAAGACCAGGAGGATTAGCTTGCTTACGacaaaaacttctttcaaatttattgaagGATAAAAATGTGATGCCTTATATTGACCTCAATTTTAGAAGGCTAAGCCGCATGAAGGTTCTGATTGTTTTTGATAATGTGACTTGCTTCAGCCAATTAGAATCTTTAATTGGAAGTCTTGATTGGTTTACGCCTGTGAGTCGAATCATAATAACCACcagaaataaacaagtgctTAGAAATTGGGGGGTGAGTAAAATATATGAGATGGAGGCATTAGAATATCATGACGCTCTTGAGCTTTTTAGTCGACATGCCTTCAAACAAAACCATCCTGATGTTGTTTATGAGGAACTTTCAAGCAAAGTAATGAAATATGCTCAAGGTGTTCCGTCTAGCTTGGGAGGCTGGAATAAAACGTCTTTTAATTTGAGTAATGATAGAGAAAACCACTCCAATCCGACATAA
- the LOC127900887 gene encoding disease resistance protein RPV1-like, producing the protein MASIYSTESRTFGSIIVFIRIKISLSSIQLFLLIMASSSRNNKKYDVFVSFRGEDTRDNFTSHLYSALCRQIIQTFIDDQLNRGDEISESLVNAIEASAVSVIVFSESYASSRWCLHELVKILECKKEYAQIVIPVFYRVDPSDVRNQTGSFGNLFSKLEESFKENPKKLRSWRNALKEAASLSGFPSQNIR; encoded by the coding sequence ATGGCATCGATTTATTCTACAGAGTCACGCACATTTGGTTCAATAATTGTTTTCATCCGAatcaaaatctctctctcATCAATTCAACTGTTTCTGTTGATTATGGCTTCTTCTTCTCGGAACAACAAGAAGTATGATGTTTTTGTTAGTTTCAGAGGAGAGGACACCCGCGACAACTTTACTAGCCATCTCTATTCTGCTCTATGTCGACAAATTATCcaaactttcattgatgaccaACTTAACAGAGGAGATGAAATTTCGGAGTCACTTGTGAATGCAATTGAAGCATCAGCCGTTTCAGTTATCGTCTTCTCTGAATCATACGCTTCTTCTAGATGGTGTCTCCATGAACTTGTAAAGATCCTCGAGTGCAAGAAAGAGTATGCACAGATTGTAATTCCTGTTTTCTATCGGGTTGATCCATCAGACGTCAGAAACCAAACTGGGAGTTTTGGCAATTTATTTTCGAAGCTTGAAGAAAGTTTTAAGGAGAATCCAAAGAAGCTGAGGAGTTGGAGGAATGCTTTGAAGGAAGCAGCCAGTTTGTCGGGCTTTCCTTCTCAGAATATCAGGTGA